The Rhodamnia argentea isolate NSW1041297 chromosome 10, ASM2092103v1, whole genome shotgun sequence sequence CACCCCATTCCTCAAGTCCCCCCTAAattctcctctccctctctctctataacgTAGTGACAATGTGTCAGCAAACATCTCCTCTCCTCTGCCACGAAGAAGAAGACTACCGCCACCTGCCTCTCTCGATCAAAGACCAAACCATGCACGCACCATTGACCCAGAAACACCCACAACACAAACAAACCCAGAAAGAGCAAAAGACCCATGTCTCTCTGGTCGCAAGAGAAGTGAAGTCCATAGCCCAAATAGCCCTCCCCATGATCCTCACCGGTCTCTTGCTCTACTGCCGCTCCATGATCTCCATGCTGTTCCTGGGCCGCCTCGGCGAGCTCGCGCTGGCCGGTGGCTCCCTTGCCCTCGGCTTCGCGAACATCACTGGCTACTCCATCCTCTCCGGCCTCGCCATGGGGATGGAGCCCATCTGCAGCCAGGCCTTCGGTGCAAAGAAACATGCCCTCCTCGGCCTTTCCCTGCAGAGAACCGTTCTCTTGCTCATGTTAACCTCATTGCCCATCTCTTTTCTGTGGCTGAACATGAAAAGGATCCTCCTTTTTTGCGGCCAGGATGAGGCCATAGCAACAGAGGCACAATCTTTCCTCCTCTACACAATCCCTGACCTCTTGGCCCTGTCTATCCTTCACCCGCTTAGGATTTACCTCCGGAGTCAATCCATAACTCTGCCCCTCACATTCTGCGCCGCTCTCTCCATTCTCTTGCACATACCCATCAACCTCCTCCTCGTGACGCATCTCGGCCTCGGGATCAAAGGCGTGGCGCTTGGTGGGGTCTGGACTAACTTCAATCTCGTAGCCTCTCTGATCATTTACGTACTCGTCTCCGGCGTCCACGAGAAAGCGTGGGGAGGCTTCTCCTCGGACTGCTTCAGGGAATGGAAGAACCTGCTGAACTTGGCCGTACCAAGCTGCGCTTCGGTGTGCCTCGAGTGGTGGTGGTACGAGATCATGATCCTGCTATGCGGGCTGTTGGTCAACCCGAGAGCAACGGTGGCGTCCATGGGCATTCTGATCCAGACCACCTCCCTCATCTACATATTCCCATCCTCTCTGAGCTTCAGCGTGTCGACCAGAGTCGGCAACGAACTGGGTGCGAACCAGCCTTTGAAAGCCAAGCTCTCGGCCATTGTCGGCCTGGGCTGCAGCTTCGCGCTCGGGCTGTCGGCCCTGGTCTTCGCCGTCACGGTGAGGAACACATGGGCCAACATGTTCACTCGAGATACGGAGATCATGAAATTGACGTCCCTAGTGTTGCCCATAATTGGGCTCTGCGAGCTCGGAAACTGCCCACAGACAACGGGCTGCGGGGTGCTGAGAGGCACGGCGAGGCCGAAGGTGGGAGCCAACGTCAACCTGGGCTGCTTTTACATGGTCGGAATGCCGGTGGGCGTTGGATTGGCGTTCTTTTGCGGGTACGACTTCGGGGGGCTGTGGCTCGGCCTCTTGGCGGCGCAAGCGTCGTGCTTGGTGGCCATGTTGGTCGTCTTGGGGTTCACGGATTGGGAACGCCAAGCGCAGAGAGCCAAAGAGCTGACCAGAGGCGGAGACCAAGCAGCAGCTGTTGATGACAGCGAAGAGGTCGAGGCGAAGAAGCCACTCGTAGCAGAAATCAAGGAGGAGGAATCATTAAATTTATCAGGAGAATCAGAGGATGCCGATCATGATGATCACCACTCATCACCTGTCTGAGCCCGTCACGGTGGTTTTGCTCAATTTTGTCTCATCCTTCTCATTAGtttaatcaaatttttgtcCCGGGTTGTACAGAATGGAAAATTGGattgggaggagagagagagagagagagagagagagagagagaggagaaaacgAAGACGTTCACGAATTATTAGTGTCTTCTTTAGCATTCAAGATTTGTGGGAAGTCGCCGGAATTTAGTGAAATGATGACCAGTTAAAAAAGGTCAGGACGACTCCAATCTTGTAATTTACTATGTAGaaatattaattgaaaagttaggGCTTCCCCATTTTTCTTCATGGCATGGGAGACAGAGCAAGTCAACAGTTACGTGCGAGGAAAATCATGCCGGAAACCCGCATTAAGTAATTGGTGACGAGGCTGTTGCCATAAACGGAAAGGAGCAGCTTCAATTCCACCGTCTCCGTAATTCTTTTTCCAGGCAATTATTTTTACCTCGGTTAATTTGGATAGTCGGTCAAGTTTTTTTTCAACTATACCAACCTAAAACTGAATGTGCATTGTATAAGTAATGGGTTACATAGATTGAGTACCATATAAAGATCGTTTTAGACccttcccccccaaaaaaaagcctATACGAACAGATTAAAAGTGCCAAATAAAGATTAGCCGAACctgaaaattggccggatagaatACCGT is a genomic window containing:
- the LOC115742595 gene encoding protein DETOXIFICATION 49-like, encoding MCQQTSPLLCHEEEDYRHLPLSIKDQTMHAPLTQKHPQHKQTQKEQKTHVSLVAREVKSIAQIALPMILTGLLLYCRSMISMLFLGRLGELALAGGSLALGFANITGYSILSGLAMGMEPICSQAFGAKKHALLGLSLQRTVLLLMLTSLPISFLWLNMKRILLFCGQDEAIATEAQSFLLYTIPDLLALSILHPLRIYLRSQSITLPLTFCAALSILLHIPINLLLVTHLGLGIKGVALGGVWTNFNLVASLIIYVLVSGVHEKAWGGFSSDCFREWKNLLNLAVPSCASVCLEWWWYEIMILLCGLLVNPRATVASMGILIQTTSLIYIFPSSLSFSVSTRVGNELGANQPLKAKLSAIVGLGCSFALGLSALVFAVTVRNTWANMFTRDTEIMKLTSLVLPIIGLCELGNCPQTTGCGVLRGTARPKVGANVNLGCFYMVGMPVGVGLAFFCGYDFGGLWLGLLAAQASCLVAMLVVLGFTDWERQAQRAKELTRGGDQAAAVDDSEEVEAKKPLVAEIKEEESLNLSGESEDADHDDHHSSPV